The proteins below are encoded in one region of Salvelinus sp. IW2-2015 unplaced genomic scaffold, ASM291031v2 Un_scaffold2120, whole genome shotgun sequence:
- the LOC112073002 gene encoding glutactin isoform X2: MQLDRSFEFVDTPPFSPPVSLEKEETRQERREVIKRLQEGVFLVEKLREVEVLDERLREVKVLEERLQEVDELEERIQEEVEARQQREEGGVEQEGGSREEV, from the exons ATGCAGTTGGACCGCAGCTTTGAGTTTGTAGACACACCTCCAT TCTCTCCCCCGGTCTCCCTGGAGAAGGAGGAGACtaggcaggagaggagggaggtgatcAAGAGGCTCCAGGAAGGAGTGTTCCTGGTGGAGAAGCTGAGGGAGGTAGAGGTGCTGGATGAGAGACTGAGGGAGGTGAAGGTTCTGGAAGAACGGCTGCAGGAGGTGGATGAGCTGGAGGAGAGGAtacaggaggaggtggaggccaggcagcagcgggaggagggaggggtagaaCAGGAGGGGGGGAGTAGAGAGGAGGTGTAG
- the LOC112073002 gene encoding uncharacterized protein isoform X1 gives MVKVMTVVQREESRVTVVEEMELQEDQSRLEQKPSQSQREMEDDWVVLLDIVPREPSVIPSVSLAVSDRVYPEVVPAKHLTIEPEPGVFVVEAVRSLPEDVALEAFHVDREVIELVPGEQWLWWRKLGTTRVVEDRRQPEVELVKTLPPQERGEGDDWLTLFEALVKSL, from the exons ATGGTTAAAGTGATGACAGtagtgcagagagaggagagcagggtgaCTGTAGTGGAGGAGATGGAGTTACAGGAAGACCAGAGCCGTCTGGAACAGAAACCGtcacagtcacagagagagatggaagatgaCTGGGTTGTCCTGCTGGACATTGTTCCCAGAGAACCATCTGTGATTCCGTCAG TTTCTCTGGCTGTTAGCGATAGGGTATACCCAGAGGTTGTGCCAGCCAAACATCTGACCATTGAGCCTGAACCAGGAGTGTTTGTGGTGGAAGCAGTCAGATCCCTTCCTGAAGACGTTGCCCTGGAGG CGTTCCACGTAGACAGAGAGGTTATAGAGCTGGTACCCGGAGAACAGTGGTTGTGGTGGAGAAAACTAGGAACCACTAGAGTGGTGGAGGACAGACGTCAACCGGAGGTTGAACTGGTGAAAACACTGCCTCcccaagagagaggggagggtgatgATTGGTTGACGCTCTTTGAAGCTCTCGTCAAGAGCCTGTGA